In a genomic window of Streptomyces koelreuteriae:
- a CDS encoding DUF2165 domain-containing protein — MATSPTSRGTLPLAATLLTATIALYMTLVAFGNITDFGTNQQFVRHVLAMDTTFKDEDLMWRAITSETLQDAAYIAIIAWETVAAFALIAGSWLWARRDQRRARQVSTYGLLMVMLLFGAGFIGVGGEWFSMWQSKSWNGLDAATRVFLFSGVVLIVNQLSGPRTESSST; from the coding sequence ATGGCCACCTCCCCCACTTCACGCGGCACGCTGCCTCTTGCCGCCACGCTGCTCACCGCCACCATCGCCCTCTACATGACGCTCGTCGCCTTCGGGAACATCACCGACTTCGGCACCAACCAGCAGTTCGTCCGGCATGTGCTCGCCATGGACACCACGTTCAAGGACGAGGACCTGATGTGGCGGGCCATCACCAGCGAGACACTTCAGGACGCCGCCTATATCGCGATCATCGCGTGGGAGACCGTCGCCGCGTTCGCCCTCATAGCGGGGAGCTGGCTGTGGGCCAGACGTGATCAGCGGCGCGCCCGGCAGGTGTCGACGTACGGGCTGCTGATGGTGATGTTGCTGTTCGGGGCCGGGTTCATCGGGGTCGGCGGCGAGTGGTTCTCGATGTGGCAGTCGAAGAGCTGGAACGGGCTGGACGCGGCGACCCGGGTCTTCCTGTTCAGCGGTGTCGTGCTGATCGTCAACCAGTTGTCGGGCCCGCGTACGGAATCCTCTTCTACCTGA
- a CDS encoding LLM class F420-dependent oxidoreductase — translation MRIAVTIFLTDETITPTRLARELEGRGFAGLYLPEHTHIPVERTTPYPAGGELPREYGRTLDAFVALGQAAAVTERLGLGTGITLVAQHDPIDLAKQVATLDHLSGGRFTLGLGFGWNVEEAADHGVRWSTRRELGRDRMALMRALWSEEPVAYEGEFGGVRASHAHPKPVQKPRGPVVGPRTLLGGAAGPKLFDHICEYADGWLPIGGRGLSESLPRLRTAWAEAGRDPEALQVVPYAVHPTPGKLAHYADLGVEEVVVQLPPAEEAEVLKALDDLTGYLPGT, via the coding sequence ATGCGCATCGCCGTAACGATCTTCCTCACCGACGAGACGATCACCCCGACCCGGCTCGCCCGGGAGCTGGAGGGCCGCGGATTCGCCGGGCTGTATCTGCCCGAGCACACGCACATCCCCGTCGAGCGGACCACCCCGTACCCGGCGGGCGGCGAGCTGCCGCGCGAGTACGGCCGTACGCTCGACGCGTTCGTGGCGCTCGGCCAGGCCGCCGCCGTCACCGAGCGGCTCGGGCTCGGCACGGGCATCACGCTCGTCGCCCAGCACGATCCGATCGACCTGGCCAAGCAGGTCGCGACCCTGGACCATCTGTCCGGCGGCCGGTTCACCCTCGGGCTCGGCTTCGGCTGGAACGTGGAGGAGGCCGCCGACCACGGTGTGCGGTGGAGCACCCGGCGCGAGCTGGGCCGGGACCGGATGGCGCTGATGCGGGCGCTGTGGTCGGAGGAACCGGTCGCCTACGAGGGGGAGTTCGGCGGGGTCCGGGCCAGTCACGCGCACCCCAAGCCCGTGCAGAAGCCGCGCGGCCCGGTCGTGGGCCCGCGCACGCTGCTCGGCGGGGCCGCCGGGCCCAAGCTGTTCGACCACATCTGCGAGTACGCCGACGGCTGGCTGCCCATCGGCGGCCGCGGGCTCTCCGAGTCCCTGCCCCGGCTGCGCACGGCCTGGGCCGAGGCGGGCCGCGACCCCGAGGCCCTCCAGGTCGTCCCGTACGCGGTCCATCCGACTCCGGGGAAGCTCGCGCACTATGCCGATCTCGGTGTCGAGGAGGTGGTGGTGCAGTTGCCTCCGGCGGAGGAGGCGGAAGTGCTGAAGGCGCTGGACGATCTGACCGGGTATCTTCCAGGTACCTGA
- a CDS encoding glycosyltransferase family 2 protein produces MEPTIACVVPCHNEEAAIGKVVRDLRAALPEAVVYVYDNASTDATVEIARGAGAIVREETRKGKGNVIRRAFADVDADALLLIDGDDTYDAARARDLVDLLFEGPYDQVVGARRVTADGAYRAGHAVGNKVLTGAVRSLFGNDVTDMLSGYRVFSRRFVKSFPALAREFETETEMTIHALHLRLPTAEVVVDYRVRPAGGESKLRTYRDGWRILRVILDLARRERPSLVHTVIAGVLALVSVILGIPVIADFIETGTVPRVPTAILAAAIMTIAALVLLVGYILESLMHMRQEQSRLVHLSYPAPARAPDRTAHGAGTGPVPVRKPAHGG; encoded by the coding sequence GTGGAACCGACGATCGCGTGTGTCGTGCCGTGTCACAACGAGGAGGCGGCCATCGGCAAGGTGGTCCGCGACCTGCGGGCGGCCCTCCCCGAGGCCGTCGTCTACGTGTACGACAACGCCTCCACCGACGCCACGGTGGAGATCGCCCGGGGAGCGGGCGCGATCGTCCGGGAGGAGACCCGCAAAGGCAAGGGCAATGTCATCCGGCGCGCCTTCGCCGACGTCGACGCCGACGCCCTGCTCCTCATCGACGGCGACGACACCTACGACGCCGCACGCGCCCGTGACCTGGTGGACCTGCTCTTCGAGGGGCCCTACGACCAGGTCGTCGGCGCCCGCCGGGTGACCGCCGACGGGGCCTACCGGGCGGGGCACGCGGTCGGCAACAAGGTGCTCACCGGGGCCGTGCGGTCCCTGTTCGGCAACGACGTGACCGACATGCTCAGCGGCTACCGGGTCTTCTCGCGGCGCTTCGTGAAGTCGTTCCCGGCGCTGGCCCGCGAGTTCGAGACCGAGACCGAGATGACGATCCACGCGCTGCACCTGCGGCTGCCCACCGCCGAGGTCGTCGTGGACTACCGGGTCCGACCGGCCGGCGGCGAGAGCAAGCTGCGCACCTACCGGGACGGCTGGCGCATCCTGCGGGTCATCCTCGATCTGGCGCGGCGCGAACGCCCCTCGCTCGTCCACACCGTGATCGCGGGCGTGCTGGCCCTGGTCTCGGTCATCCTCGGCATCCCCGTCATCGCCGACTTCATCGAGACGGGCACCGTGCCCCGCGTCCCCACGGCGATCCTCGCCGCCGCCATCATGACCATCGCCGCGCTCGTCCTGCTCGTGGGCTACATCCTCGAGTCCCTCATGCACATGCGGCAGGAGCAGTCCCGCCTCGTGCACCTCTCCTACCCGGCCCCCGCCCGCGCGCCGGACCGCACCGCCCATGGCGCCGGTACGGGCCCGGTGCCGGTCCGCAAGCCGGCCCACGGCGGCTGA
- a CDS encoding GtrA family protein, which translates to MPVLATVALRARDAVKGVWREAAKFGVVGALAFVVDNGGYNLLVFGLPGGAEGGPMRTSPVQASVIATTAAALFSWVGNRYWTYRDQHREKVTQELVLFLVANGVGLAITAGTVFASRQLLGLDSALSDNTARIFGWVLATLFRFYAYRRYVFVAP; encoded by the coding sequence GTGCCGGTCCTCGCAACTGTCGCGCTGCGTGCGCGTGACGCCGTCAAGGGCGTCTGGCGCGAGGCCGCCAAGTTCGGAGTCGTCGGCGCCTTGGCCTTCGTCGTGGACAACGGCGGCTACAACCTGCTGGTCTTCGGCCTGCCCGGCGGCGCGGAGGGCGGGCCGATGCGGACCTCCCCGGTGCAGGCGTCCGTCATCGCGACGACGGCGGCCGCGCTGTTCAGCTGGGTCGGGAACCGCTACTGGACCTACCGCGACCAGCACCGCGAGAAGGTGACCCAAGAACTCGTCCTGTTTCTCGTGGCGAACGGGGTCGGGCTCGCCATCACCGCCGGCACGGTCTTCGCCTCCCGGCAGCTGCTCGGGCTCGACTCGGCGCTCAGCGACAACACCGCCCGGATCTTCGGCTGGGTGCTCGCGACCCTGTTCCGCTTCTACGCCTATCGGCGCTACGTCTTCGTCGCACCCTGA
- a CDS encoding CehA/McbA family metallohydrolase, producing MCEDQHEDNHGGLARRALFVTGAAAALTLGSVSFAAAAEGGQESRTVRGTLPPGSPDFVYVPVEVPAGVREIKVAYTYDRPSVPAGTTGNALDIGVFDDRGTELGGRGFRGWSGGARTEFFLRADDATPGYLPGPVREGTWHIALGPYTVAPQGLSYEITITLTYGEPGEAVEPVYPPERAKGRGRAWYRGDCHLHSWYSDGRRTPAEIGALARAAGLDFINSSEHNTHSAHAHWADVAGDDLLVMLGEEITTRNGHVVALGTEPGTFVDWRYRARDNRFGRFARQIRRAGGLVVPAHPHATCVGCNWKFGFGEADAVEVWNGPYTPDDEVTLADWDSMLVASVRDGRDWIPAMGSSDAHRDPDPVGSPQTVVLADDLTRRAIQEGIRAGRSYVAESARLALSFQVSGGRGEHAGIGGRLRVDRDTPVTVRLEVTGAPRCTVRLVTDQGVLHTSAPLPVAGAGVVEWRTTPSYAAYVRAEVRHEAAAGPLPGALAAFTNPIFLGR from the coding sequence ATGTGCGAGGACCAGCATGAGGACAACCACGGCGGGCTCGCCCGGCGCGCCCTGTTCGTGACGGGAGCCGCCGCCGCGCTTACGTTGGGAAGCGTGAGCTTCGCCGCAGCCGCCGAGGGCGGTCAGGAGAGCAGAACCGTGCGGGGCACCCTGCCGCCCGGCTCCCCCGACTTCGTGTACGTGCCCGTCGAGGTCCCGGCCGGGGTCCGGGAGATCAAGGTCGCCTACACCTACGACCGGCCGTCCGTCCCGGCGGGCACGACCGGCAACGCCCTCGACATCGGCGTCTTCGACGACCGCGGCACCGAACTCGGCGGCCGGGGCTTCCGGGGCTGGTCGGGCGGGGCGCGCACCGAGTTCTTCCTCCGCGCCGACGACGCGACGCCCGGCTACCTCCCGGGCCCGGTGCGCGAGGGCACCTGGCACATCGCGCTCGGCCCGTACACGGTCGCCCCGCAGGGCCTGTCGTACGAGATCACGATCACGCTGACGTACGGCGAGCCGGGCGAGGCGGTGGAGCCGGTGTACCCGCCCGAGCGGGCCAAGGGGCGGGGGCGTGCCTGGTACCGGGGCGACTGCCATCTGCACTCCTGGTACTCCGACGGCCGCCGCACCCCCGCCGAGATCGGGGCCCTGGCGCGGGCGGCGGGGCTGGACTTCATCAACTCCTCCGAGCACAACACGCACTCGGCGCACGCGCACTGGGCGGATGTCGCCGGGGACGACCTGCTGGTCATGCTGGGCGAGGAGATCACCACCCGGAACGGGCACGTGGTGGCGCTCGGCACCGAGCCGGGCACCTTCGTCGACTGGCGCTACCGTGCCCGCGACAACCGCTTCGGCCGGTTCGCCCGCCAGATCCGCCGCGCCGGAGGCCTGGTCGTCCCGGCCCATCCGCACGCCACCTGCGTCGGCTGCAACTGGAAGTTCGGCTTCGGCGAGGCGGACGCGGTGGAGGTGTGGAACGGCCCCTACACGCCCGACGACGAGGTGACGCTGGCCGACTGGGACAGCATGCTCGTGGCGTCCGTACGGGACGGGCGGGACTGGATCCCCGCGATGGGCAGCAGTGACGCCCACCGCGACCCGGACCCCGTCGGCAGCCCCCAGACGGTCGTCCTGGCCGACGACCTGACCCGCCGGGCGATCCAGGAGGGCATCCGGGCCGGACGGTCGTACGTCGCCGAGTCCGCGAGGCTCGCGCTGTCGTTCCAGGTGTCCGGCGGGCGCGGCGAGCACGCGGGCATCGGAGGGCGGTTGCGGGTGGACCGCGACACCCCGGTCACCGTCCGTCTGGAGGTCACCGGCGCCCCGCGCTGCACGGTCCGCCTCGTCACCGACCAGGGCGTGCTGCACACGAGCGCGCCACTGCCGGTGGCCGGGGCGGGGGTCGTGGAGTGGCGCACGACGCCGTCCTACGCGGCGTACGTACGGGCCGAGGTACGGCACGAGGCGGCGGCGGGGCCGCTCCCCGGGGCGCTGGCGGCGTTCACGAACCCGATTTTCCTGGGACGTTAG
- a CDS encoding bifunctional FO biosynthesis protein CofGH: protein MTTSATSGTGPTENSMRRALKRARDGVSLDVAEAAVLLQARGGQLEDLSASAARVRDAGLEAAGRPGVITYSKSVFIPLTRLCRDKCHYCTFVTVPGKLRREGHGMFMSPDEVLDIARKGAALGCKEALITLGDKPEDRWPEAREWLDAHGYDDTLAYVRAISIRILEETGLLPHLNPGVMSWTDFQRLKPVAPSMGMMLETTATRLWSEPGGPHYGSPDKEPAVRLRVLEDAGRSSVPFTSGVLIGIGENYEERAESLFALRKVTRAYHGVQELIIQNFRAKPDTAMRGMPDAELDELVATVAVARLLMGPSGCIQAPPNLVDDEYERLIGAGIDDWGGVSPLTIDHVNPERPWPQIEELAEKSRVAGFELRERLCVYPEFVRRGEPWLDPRLRPHVAALADPETGLARPDVLPRGLPWQEPEEVFTASGRTDLHTTIDSEGRTSDRRDDFDEVYGDWGALREAAAPGMVPQRIDTDVREALRTAADDPTKLTDDEALALLHADGPALDALARVADDVRKSAVGDDVTYIVTRNINFTNVCYTGCRFCAFAQRRTDADAYTLSLDQVADRAQQAWDVGAVEVCMQGGIHPDLPGTAYFDIARAVKERVPGMHVHAFSPMEVVNGATRTGMSIREWLTAAKEAGLDTIPGTAAEILDDEVRWILTKGKLPAADWIEVVSTAHELGIRSSSTMMYGHVDQPRHWLGHLRTLAGIQQRTGGFTEFVTLPFVHTNAPVYLAGIARPGPTMRDNRAVTAMARLLLHPHIPNIQTSWVKLGTEGAAEMLRSGANDLGGTLMEETISRMAGSSYGSYKSVKDLIAVADAAGRPSKPRNTLYGDVPEERQQAAQASDGHLPELLPVLD from the coding sequence ATGACGACTTCCGCGACCTCCGGAACGGGACCCACCGAGAACTCCATGCGTCGCGCCCTGAAACGGGCCAGGGACGGCGTCTCCCTCGATGTCGCCGAGGCGGCGGTGCTGCTCCAGGCCCGGGGCGGGCAGCTGGAGGACCTGTCGGCCTCGGCCGCCCGGGTCCGGGACGCGGGCCTGGAGGCGGCCGGCCGGCCCGGGGTCATCACGTACTCGAAGAGCGTCTTCATCCCCCTGACCCGGCTGTGCCGGGACAAGTGCCACTACTGCACCTTCGTCACCGTCCCCGGCAAGCTGCGCCGCGAGGGACACGGGATGTTCATGTCCCCGGACGAGGTGCTGGACATCGCCCGCAAAGGCGCGGCGCTCGGCTGCAAGGAAGCCCTCATCACCCTCGGCGACAAGCCCGAGGACCGCTGGCCCGAGGCGCGTGAGTGGCTCGACGCGCACGGCTACGACGACACGCTCGCCTATGTCCGGGCCATCTCCATCCGGATCCTGGAGGAGACGGGCCTGCTGCCCCACCTCAACCCGGGCGTCATGAGCTGGACCGACTTCCAGCGGCTGAAGCCCGTCGCGCCCAGCATGGGCATGATGCTGGAGACGACCGCGACCCGGCTCTGGTCGGAGCCGGGCGGTCCCCACTACGGCTCTCCCGACAAGGAGCCCGCGGTGCGGCTGCGGGTGCTGGAGGACGCGGGGCGTTCCTCCGTGCCCTTCACCTCGGGCGTCCTGATAGGCATCGGGGAGAACTACGAGGAGCGCGCCGAGTCCCTGTTCGCGCTGCGCAAGGTGACCCGGGCCTACCACGGCGTCCAGGAACTCATCATCCAGAACTTCCGCGCCAAGCCGGACACCGCCATGCGCGGCATGCCCGACGCGGAACTGGACGAACTCGTCGCCACGGTCGCCGTCGCCCGGCTGCTCATGGGCCCGTCGGGCTGCATCCAGGCCCCGCCCAACCTCGTCGACGACGAGTACGAGCGGCTGATCGGGGCCGGTATCGACGACTGGGGCGGGGTCTCGCCGCTGACCATCGACCACGTCAACCCCGAGCGTCCCTGGCCGCAGATCGAGGAGCTCGCCGAGAAGTCCCGGGTGGCCGGGTTCGAGCTGCGGGAACGGCTCTGCGTGTACCCGGAGTTCGTGCGGCGCGGTGAGCCCTGGCTGGACCCGCGGCTGCGCCCGCACGTGGCGGCGCTGGCCGACCCGGAGACCGGGCTGGCCCGCCCCGACGTCCTTCCGCGGGGCCTGCCGTGGCAGGAGCCGGAGGAGGTCTTCACGGCGTCCGGGCGCACCGACCTGCACACCACCATCGACAGCGAGGGCCGTACCTCCGACCGGCGGGACGACTTCGACGAGGTGTACGGCGACTGGGGCGCCCTGCGCGAGGCCGCCGCCCCGGGCATGGTGCCGCAGCGCATCGACACCGACGTACGCGAGGCCCTGCGCACGGCCGCCGACGACCCGACGAAGCTCACCGACGACGAGGCGCTGGCCCTGCTGCACGCGGACGGCCCCGCGCTGGACGCCCTCGCCCGGGTCGCCGACGACGTACGCAAGTCGGCCGTCGGTGACGACGTCACCTACATCGTCACGCGGAACATCAACTTCACGAACGTCTGCTACACCGGCTGCCGCTTCTGCGCCTTCGCCCAGCGCCGCACCGACGCCGACGCCTACACCCTCTCCCTGGACCAGGTCGCCGACCGGGCCCAGCAGGCCTGGGACGTGGGCGCGGTGGAGGTCTGCATGCAGGGCGGCATCCACCCGGACCTGCCCGGCACGGCGTACTTCGACATCGCGCGCGCGGTGAAGGAACGCGTCCCCGGCATGCATGTGCACGCCTTCTCGCCGATGGAGGTCGTCAACGGCGCGACCCGCACCGGCATGTCCATCCGCGAGTGGCTGACCGCCGCCAAGGAAGCGGGCCTGGACACCATCCCGGGCACGGCCGCCGAGATCCTCGACGACGAGGTCCGCTGGATCCTCACCAAGGGCAAGCTGCCCGCCGCTGACTGGATCGAGGTCGTGTCGACGGCCCACGAGCTGGGCATCCGGTCGTCCTCGACGATGATGTACGGCCATGTGGACCAGCCCCGGCACTGGCTCGGGCATCTGCGCACCCTCGCGGGCATCCAGCAGCGCACGGGCGGCTTCACCGAGTTCGTGACGCTGCCGTTCGTGCACACCAACGCGCCGGTGTACCTGGCCGGGATCGCCCGCCCCGGCCCGACCATGCGGGACAACCGCGCGGTCACGGCCATGGCCCGGCTGCTGCTGCACCCGCACATCCCCAACATCCAGACCAGCTGGGTGAAGCTCGGCACCGAGGGCGCCGCCGAGATGCTCCGCTCCGGCGCGAACGACCTCGGCGGCACACTCATGGAGGAGACGATCTCCCGCATGGCGGGCTCGTCGTACGGCTCCTACAAGTCGGTCAAGGACCTCATCGCGGTGGCCGACGCCGCGGGCCGCCCGTCGAAGCCGCGGAACACCCTGTACGGGGACGTCCCCGAGGAACGACAGCAGGCGGCCCAGGCGTCGGACGGCCATCTGCCGGAACTGCTGCCGGTACTGGACTGA
- a CDS encoding nitroreductase/quinone reductase family protein, whose product MSRLADVRFRAATAFQRRINPLLRRLPLQTVIETRGRVSGLARQTPVGGRRVGDSFWLVSEFGERSQYVRNIQADPRVRVRIRGRWHPGTAHLVPDDDPVARLRRLPRFNGLGVRAFGTDLLTVRVDLDG is encoded by the coding sequence ATGTCCCGTCTCGCCGACGTCAGGTTCCGCGCCGCCACCGCCTTCCAGCGCCGTATCAATCCGCTCCTGCGCCGTCTGCCCCTGCAGACGGTCATCGAGACCAGGGGCCGTGTCTCCGGGCTGGCCCGGCAGACGCCGGTGGGCGGGCGGCGCGTCGGGGACTCCTTCTGGCTGGTGTCGGAGTTCGGTGAGCGGTCGCAGTACGTCCGCAACATCCAGGCCGATCCGCGGGTACGGGTGCGGATCCGGGGGCGGTGGCACCCGGGGACCGCCCATCTGGTGCCGGACGACGACCCCGTGGCGCGGCTGCGGCGGCTGCCCCGCTTCAACGGCCTGGGCGTGCGGGCGTTCGGGACGGATCTGCTGACGGTGCGGGTGGATCTGGACGGCTGA
- a CDS encoding aldehyde dehydrogenase family protein, protein MTREQALFVGGSWVEPDGGHYAVIDPATEETVGWAPEASREQVLAACAAAREASGPWSRTSPEERAAVLGRAADVIRERLVPYAELARAETGATTATARALQVGVAAARFRRYARVEPAEWAIPPQINEAGPMGRAGVMGALAVRQPVGVVTCVTSYNNPWANPAGKIAPALAMGNTVVVKPAPQDPLSVYRMAEALEAAGVPPGVVNVVSGSRTEVGEAAVESPDVDMVSFTGSTAVGQRIAEVCGRGMKRQLMELGGKGAAVVFDDADLGSAVAGIGTTFSFYSGQICTAPTRVLAQRGVYDRLVEQLAAYAGRLKVGDPGERDTVVGPVISAVHRDRVESYVELGRKEGAVVVAGGERPALPTGFYIAPTLLAGCTNDMRVAREEIFGPVVTVIPFEEEEEGVELANDTDYGLIDYVWSGDVARAFRVARRLRAGGVGINTVGRNMEAPFGGFKQSGVGRDVGSYALHAYSEVQAIVWPG, encoded by the coding sequence GTGACGAGAGAACAGGCGCTGTTCGTCGGCGGCTCCTGGGTGGAGCCGGACGGCGGGCACTACGCGGTGATCGACCCGGCGACCGAGGAGACCGTCGGGTGGGCGCCGGAGGCCTCGCGGGAGCAGGTGCTCGCGGCCTGTGCCGCGGCCCGCGAGGCCTCCGGGCCGTGGTCACGGACCTCCCCGGAGGAACGGGCCGCGGTCCTCGGCCGGGCGGCGGACGTCATCCGGGAACGTCTCGTGCCGTACGCCGAGCTGGCCCGGGCGGAGACCGGAGCGACCACGGCCACCGCACGCGCCCTGCAGGTCGGGGTCGCCGCCGCCCGCTTCCGGCGCTACGCGCGCGTGGAGCCCGCCGAGTGGGCGATCCCGCCCCAGATCAACGAGGCCGGGCCCATGGGCCGGGCGGGGGTGATGGGCGCGCTGGCCGTCCGGCAGCCCGTGGGGGTCGTCACCTGCGTCACCTCGTACAACAACCCCTGGGCCAACCCGGCCGGCAAGATCGCCCCCGCCCTGGCCATGGGCAACACGGTGGTGGTGAAACCCGCCCCGCAGGACCCGCTGTCGGTCTACCGGATGGCGGAGGCGCTGGAGGCGGCGGGCGTGCCGCCGGGCGTGGTGAACGTGGTCAGCGGATCGCGGACGGAGGTCGGTGAGGCGGCCGTGGAGTCGCCGGACGTCGACATGGTCAGCTTCACCGGCTCGACGGCGGTCGGGCAGCGCATCGCCGAGGTCTGCGGGCGCGGTATGAAACGGCAGTTGATGGAGCTGGGCGGCAAGGGCGCGGCGGTCGTCTTCGATGACGCGGACCTCGGCTCGGCCGTGGCCGGCATCGGGACCACCTTCTCCTTCTACAGCGGCCAGATCTGCACGGCACCGACGCGGGTGCTGGCGCAGCGCGGGGTGTACGACCGTCTCGTCGAGCAACTGGCCGCCTACGCGGGCCGGTTGAAGGTCGGTGACCCGGGGGAGCGGGACACGGTGGTGGGGCCGGTGATCTCGGCCGTGCACCGCGACCGCGTCGAGTCGTACGTCGAACTGGGCCGCAAGGAGGGCGCGGTGGTCGTCGCGGGCGGTGAACGCCCGGCCCTCCCCACGGGCTTCTACATCGCCCCGACCCTCCTCGCCGGCTGCACCAACGACATGCGCGTGGCCCGCGAGGAGATCTTCGGCCCGGTCGTGACCGTCATCCCCTTCGAGGAAGAGGAGGAGGGTGTGGAACTGGCCAACGACACCGACTACGGCCTCATCGACTACGTCTGGTCGGGAGACGTGGCCCGCGCCTTCCGGGTGGCGCGGCGGCTGCGGGCCGGCGGGGTCGGGATCAACACCGTCGGCCGCAACATGGAGGCGCCCTTCGGCGGCTTCAAGCAGAGCGGGGTCGGCAGGGACGTCGGCTCGTACGCCCTGCACGCCTACAGCGAGGTGCAGGCGATCGTCTGGCCGGGCTGA